One segment of Patescibacteria group bacterium DNA contains the following:
- the tmk gene encoding dTMP kinase, with protein MIISFEGIECAGKGVQIKKTAAYLRDLGLNLAIMREPGGTLYGEAIRKLLKNPKETIHAINQEFADHADYTADTAPAKNQDFSRTMACELFLFLASRAEFMAKAVKPALVEGKIVLCDRLGDSSVAYQGGGHANGDPATVKFISDANRFALQGANPDLTLFIDIPIETMEERLAKEHPDKLAFFERKYGKDFFERVRNMYGQIARQEPERIKVIDGTGTKEEVFERIKQQLAALIGKNQGA; from the coding sequence ATGATTATTTCTTTTGAGGGCATTGAGTGCGCCGGCAAGGGCGTACAAATTAAAAAAACCGCCGCTTATTTGCGTGACCTTGGTTTGAATTTGGCAATTATGCGCGAACCGGGTGGCACACTTTACGGCGAGGCTATTCGGAAACTATTGAAGAATCCAAAAGAAACCATCCATGCCATTAACCAGGAATTTGCCGACCATGCCGATTACACTGCAGACACCGCCCCGGCGAAAAACCAAGATTTTTCCCGCACCATGGCTTGCGAACTGTTTTTATTTTTGGCCAGTCGGGCCGAATTTATGGCAAAAGCCGTCAAACCGGCTCTAGTAGAAGGCAAAATAGTCTTATGCGATCGCTTAGGCGATTCCTCTGTCGCCTATCAAGGCGGCGGGCATGCCAATGGCGATCCAGCGACAGTCAAATTCATTTCCGACGCCAACCGCTTTGCCCTGCAAGGCGCTAATCCCGACCTGACATTATTCATTGATATTCCAATTGAAACGATGGAAGAACGACTGGCTAAAGAGCATCCCGACAAACTGGCCTTTTTTGAACGGAAATACGGAAAGGATTTTTTTGAACGAGTCAGGAATATGTACGGACAAATCGCCCGGCAAGAACCCGAACGGATCAAAGTAATTGACGGCACCGGCACCAAAGAAGAAGTGTTTGAACGGATAAAACAACAATTGGCTGCCTTAATCGGCAAAAACCAAGGAGCATAA